Part of the Spinacia oleracea cultivar Varoflay chromosome 5, BTI_SOV_V1, whole genome shotgun sequence genome, TTTAACTCCCTAAACACTCCCTTCATTCTTTTAAGTTTTTGTACTACCTGATACATCCTGGTGCCAACAACTCCCTTTGACCAATTGGTCTTCACCAGATCAGTATAACCATCAGCATATTTCCACATGGAAAAATATCTAAAAGGCTTCTTTGCAATGCTATCAATAGGATAAACAGCAAGCACAATAGGGCAGTGATCATACTCACCCTCAGTCAAGAAATCAGCTTCTGCATTGGGGTAGTTCTGAAACCATAGGTCATTTCCCAGAGCCCTATCAATTTTGGAGAACACCCTAGCATCTCCTTCTTGCTTGTTGTTCCAAGTGTAGAAATGACCAGCAGCTTTAACATCCTCTAAACCACAAATATTAACACAGTTCCTGAATCAACCATTGATTGGTGTCTAACAGGAGCACCAACCCTTTCTTCCACATCAAAACACAATTAAAGTCACCCAACACCAACCAAGGCTTAGACAAACCACTGCCAATACCACATAGGTCACTCCACagttcctctctctctctttgcTATGGTTAAAAGCATAAACAAAGGTACAACCAAACTCCATACCACCACTCTTTGGGCACACTAGGCAATGAACCAATTGACTAGTGACCATCTGCACATTAAGAGTAAATGAATTTGGGTTCCAAGCTAGTACAATCCTACCCCCTTTACTTTTACAACTATTGGTAGTGAAATACCAACCATTGAACATGTTCACATACAAGGTCCCCATTTTGGCACAAGGCACCTTTGTCTCAAGAAGACCAACTAACCCAGCACCATGAGATTGAACAAAAGCTCTCACCTCATTTTGCTTCCTCTGGGTGTTGATCCCCCTCACATTCCAACTAATGATTCTATCCATTGTTGCCAGGAGAGTCCCCTCTCCTAGAAACACGTACCAGTTTGCATCCCCATCCTATCTCCATCATCACAATCCCCCACTCTATCCTTCCT contains:
- the LOC130461496 gene encoding uncharacterized protein, yielding MDRIISWNVRGINTQRKQNEVRAFVQSHGAGLVGLLETKVPCAKMGTLYVNMFNGWYFTTNSCKSKGGRIVLAWNPNSFTLNVQMVTSQLVHCLVCPKSGGMEFGCTFVYAFNHSKERERNCGVTYVVLAVVCLSLEDVKAAGHFYTWNNKQEGDARVFSKIDRALGNDLWFQNYPNAEADFLTEGEYDHCPIVLAVYPIDSIAKKPFRYFSMWKYADGYTDLVKTNWSKGVVGTRMYQVVQKLKRMKGVFRELNNTGFNDIHAADLKARQDLEKCQKDLHSNPSDSVLADREVEAAKKYKIMHSAYISFLKQKAKEA